In one window of Lacticaseibacillus casei DSM 20011 = JCM 1134 = ATCC 393 DNA:
- the alaS gene encoding alanine--tRNA ligase: MKKMSSGEIRQMFLDFFKSKGHAVEPSASLIPVDDPTLLWINSGVATLKKYFDGSVAPDNPRITNAQKSIRTNDIENVGKTARHLTFFEMLGNFSVGDYFKKEVIPWAWELLTSPKWFGFDPKRLYVTVYPKDKVTKELWRKVGVPDDHIVEAEDNFWDIGEGPSGPDSEIFYDRGQSFNNVAEDDPENYPGGENSRYVEIWNIVFSELNHLPDGRFVEQPHKNIDTGMGLERLVAVIQGTPTIFETDLFMPIIKATEKMSAGKKYGANAQDDVSFKIIADHARTVTFAIGDGALPSNEGRGYVLRRLIRRAVLNGKKLGIDHDFLYQLVPVVGEIMKSYYPQILANQPFIQKVIKSEETRFRQTLDAGVNLLNQIIAELKKTGKKEISGADAFKLFDTYGFPVEMTNEYAQDEGLQVDMVGFKKNMAAQRDRARKARGDRQSMGSQDTVLMNITTPSKFTGWTELDHKHATLQDIIVDDQLQDDVSDGTAQLIFNETPFYAEMGGQVADHGQIKAQDGTVLAEVTDVQHAPNGQNLHTVTVNGKLEKGQAYWLSVDRLRRKKVSLNHTATHLLDQALRDVLGEHTHQAGSLVEPDYLRFDFTNFGQVTPKQLREVETIVNQKIWDALPITWKEMPIEEAKKLGAIAMFGDKYGDVVRIVSIGDYNKEFDGGTHPTNTNALGLFKITSESGIGAGIRRVEAVTSKEAYEYLTQQQDWLRETADHLKIDQVKNVPSKVAQLQADLKTEQKTVDGLQAKLAAQAAAGIFDHAETVGDFKIITKQVQVAGMNELRQLADEWKTKNASDVLVLGTEANGKANLLVAANATANKAGIKAGDLIKAIAPKVGGGGGGRPDMAQAGGKNPAGIAAALSEAKQVIGQQA; this comes from the coding sequence GTGAAAAAGATGTCAAGTGGCGAAATTCGCCAAATGTTTCTGGATTTTTTTAAGAGTAAAGGTCATGCCGTTGAACCAAGTGCTTCGTTGATCCCGGTCGACGATCCGACTTTGTTATGGATCAATTCCGGTGTTGCGACGCTGAAGAAGTATTTTGATGGCTCGGTCGCACCGGACAATCCGCGGATCACCAATGCCCAAAAGTCGATTCGAACCAACGATATTGAAAATGTCGGGAAAACTGCGCGCCATTTAACCTTTTTTGAAATGCTAGGCAACTTTTCCGTTGGTGATTATTTCAAAAAAGAAGTGATTCCGTGGGCGTGGGAGTTACTGACGAGCCCTAAATGGTTCGGATTTGATCCTAAGCGTCTGTACGTGACGGTTTATCCAAAAGATAAGGTAACTAAAGAACTATGGCGCAAGGTCGGGGTTCCTGACGATCACATCGTTGAAGCGGAAGATAATTTCTGGGACATTGGTGAAGGCCCATCCGGTCCGGATTCCGAAATTTTTTATGACCGCGGCCAATCGTTCAACAATGTCGCTGAAGATGATCCGGAGAACTATCCCGGCGGTGAAAACTCGCGGTATGTTGAAATCTGGAATATTGTCTTTTCAGAACTGAATCATTTACCAGACGGGCGCTTTGTCGAGCAACCACATAAGAACATTGATACTGGCATGGGCTTGGAACGTTTGGTTGCCGTGATTCAAGGGACACCAACGATTTTTGAAACCGACCTGTTCATGCCGATTATCAAGGCGACCGAAAAGATGAGTGCTGGCAAAAAATACGGTGCCAATGCGCAGGATGATGTTTCATTTAAAATCATTGCGGACCACGCGCGGACGGTGACATTTGCGATTGGCGATGGCGCCTTGCCAAGTAACGAAGGTCGCGGTTACGTGTTGCGGCGGCTGATCCGGCGTGCGGTTCTGAATGGCAAAAAGCTAGGCATCGATCACGATTTTCTGTATCAATTGGTACCGGTTGTCGGCGAAATCATGAAGAGCTATTACCCACAGATTCTGGCTAACCAACCATTTATTCAAAAGGTGATCAAATCCGAGGAAACGCGATTCCGCCAGACATTGGATGCCGGTGTCAATCTGTTGAATCAGATCATTGCCGAATTGAAGAAAACCGGCAAGAAAGAAATTTCCGGCGCCGATGCCTTCAAGTTGTTTGACACATACGGGTTCCCGGTTGAAATGACCAATGAGTATGCGCAGGACGAGGGTTTACAAGTCGATATGGTCGGCTTCAAAAAGAACATGGCCGCGCAACGTGATCGGGCCCGTAAAGCGCGCGGCGATCGCCAGTCTATGGGCAGTCAGGATACGGTTTTAATGAACATCACAACGCCAAGTAAATTTACCGGTTGGACCGAATTGGATCATAAGCATGCGACCCTGCAGGACATTATTGTCGACGATCAGCTGCAGGATGATGTCAGTGACGGCACGGCGCAGTTGATTTTTAACGAGACCCCGTTTTATGCGGAAATGGGCGGCCAGGTCGCCGATCACGGGCAAATTAAGGCGCAAGACGGCACGGTATTGGCAGAAGTAACTGATGTGCAGCATGCACCCAATGGCCAGAATCTGCATACGGTGACCGTTAACGGTAAGTTGGAAAAAGGCCAAGCATACTGGCTGAGTGTTGATCGGCTGCGACGGAAGAAAGTTTCGCTTAACCATACGGCGACCCATTTGCTTGATCAAGCACTGCGCGATGTTTTAGGCGAGCATACTCACCAGGCAGGTTCATTAGTCGAACCGGATTACTTGCGGTTTGATTTTACGAACTTCGGACAGGTAACCCCGAAACAGCTCCGCGAAGTCGAAACGATTGTTAATCAGAAAATCTGGGATGCTTTGCCGATTACCTGGAAAGAGATGCCAATCGAAGAGGCCAAGAAACTTGGCGCGATTGCTATGTTTGGGGACAAATATGGCGATGTCGTGCGGATTGTGTCGATTGGCGATTATAACAAGGAATTCGATGGCGGCACGCATCCAACCAACACCAATGCATTAGGATTATTCAAGATCACCAGCGAATCCGGTATCGGTGCCGGTATTCGCCGGGTTGAAGCTGTGACCTCTAAGGAAGCTTATGAATATCTGACGCAACAACAGGATTGGCTAAGAGAAACCGCAGATCATCTGAAAATTGATCAGGTGAAAAACGTGCCAAGCAAGGTAGCCCAACTGCAGGCTGATCTTAAAACCGAGCAGAAAACAGTGGATGGGTTGCAGGCAAAACTTGCTGCCCAAGCTGCAGCTGGTATTTTTGACCATGCCGAAACGGTTGGCGACTTCAAGATCATTACCAAACAGGTTCAAGTTGCCGGGATGAACGAGTTGCGACAATTGGCCGATGAATGGAAAACCAAGAACGCTTCGGATGTGCTGGTGCTGGGAACGGAAGCCAATGGCAAGGCAAACTTGCTGGTAGCAGCCAATGCAACCGCGAATAAAGCCGGCATCAAAGCAGGTGACCTGATCAAAGCCATCGCGCCAAAAGTTGGCGGTGGCGGCGGCGGTCGTCCGGACATGGCTCAGGCAGGCGGCAAGAATCCGGCCGGTATTGCAGCAGCCTTAAGCGAAGCCAAGCAGGTTATTGGCCAACAAGCTTAG
- a CDS encoding IreB family regulatory phosphoprotein codes for MSTLDQTVHFDFRDNNPKNVHETLETVYKALEEKGYNPINQIVGYLISGDPAYIPRYNDARNLIRKHERDEIIEELVRNYLGKEQA; via the coding sequence ATGAGCACATTAGATCAAACCGTTCACTTTGATTTTCGAGATAACAATCCGAAAAATGTTCACGAAACGTTGGAAACTGTGTATAAGGCGCTTGAGGAAAAAGGCTATAACCCGATCAACCAGATAGTGGGGTATCTGATTTCTGGGGATCCAGCCTATATTCCTCGGTACAATGATGCGCGTAACCTGATCCGGAAACATGAGCGCGACGAGATCATTGAAGAGCTTGTTCGAAACTATCTTGGCAAGGAGCAAGCTTAA
- the ruvX gene encoding Holliday junction resolvase RuvX, with product MRLMGLDVGSRTVGVAISDPLGWTAQGLEIIRINEDKQQFGITRLKELVKQYEVTAFVLGLPKNMNNSIGPRAEKSQAYGDLLKETFGLPVDFIDERLTTVEASRMLIEEADASRKRQKQVIDKVAAQMILQNYLDAKGPLTKQ from the coding sequence ATGCGCTTAATGGGGTTGGACGTCGGTTCTCGGACTGTCGGGGTAGCGATCAGTGATCCTTTAGGCTGGACGGCACAAGGTCTGGAGATTATTCGGATCAATGAAGATAAACAACAGTTTGGGATTACACGCCTCAAAGAGTTGGTCAAGCAATATGAGGTGACCGCCTTTGTTTTGGGTTTACCCAAAAATATGAACAATTCAATTGGACCACGCGCAGAAAAGTCACAGGCTTATGGTGATTTACTTAAAGAGACGTTTGGTTTGCCAGTTGACTTTATTGATGAGCGGCTTACAACCGTTGAGGCTTCGCGGATGCTGATTGAAGAAGCAGACGCCAGCCGTAAGCGGCAAAAGCAGGTCATTGATAAAGTGGCTGCTCAGATGATTCTACAAAATTATCTGGATGCAAAAGGTCCCTTGACGAAGCAATAA
- a CDS encoding DUF1292 domain-containing protein, whose protein sequence is MANNEHVTPGDDNQQITLIDEKGNEELYQVLFTFDSEDYGKSYVLLYPASESDNQEVEIQAFSFTPDANGDASSGDLFPIEDDEEWDMVEEVLNTFLADDDSNLQD, encoded by the coding sequence ATGGCGAATAACGAACATGTAACGCCCGGCGATGACAATCAGCAGATTACGCTGATCGATGAAAAGGGCAACGAAGAGCTCTATCAGGTTTTATTCACGTTTGATTCCGAAGATTACGGCAAAAGCTACGTGCTTTTATACCCTGCCAGCGAAAGCGATAATCAGGAAGTTGAAATCCAGGCTTTCTCATTCACGCCGGATGCAAACGGGGATGCCAGCTCGGGAGATCTTTTTCCTATCGAAGACGATGAGGAATGGGATATGGTCGAAGAAGTCCTAAACACCTTCTTGGCCGATGACGATTCAAATCTACAAGATTAA
- a CDS encoding cell division protein ZapA, producing MTEEKRRFKAIIGGKAYTIIGPGSEQHFLTVTKLLNERLDQVKTLAPDMTAEEQAVLVAFNAVSDQVKLLAAQQDEPDQKA from the coding sequence ATGACTGAGGAGAAGCGCCGCTTTAAAGCCATTATTGGCGGTAAAGCGTATACGATTATCGGACCCGGATCCGAGCAACATTTTTTGACCGTGACGAAGCTGCTGAACGAACGGCTGGATCAAGTTAAAACGCTTGCACCGGATATGACCGCCGAAGAGCAGGCCGTTTTAGTTGCCTTCAATGCTGTTTCTGATCAGGTTAAACTGTTAGCGGCCCAACAGGATGAGCCGGATCAAAAGGCATAG
- a CDS encoding endonuclease MutS2, with translation MNKKILKTLEYDKIQQALLRQVVTAKGRQLVQNMVPLTDPVAVQRALDETADGASALRLKGGIPVPQLENIDPALKRVDIGAVLNGQELASISRVLQTVSAIDKFLTDLQDQIDFRQLYTLQEELTALPQLSRRLKTAVDPDGTLTDEASPELHGIREQIKRIESDIRNKMSEYTRGAQSKYLSDPIVTIRDDRYVIPVKAAYRSKFGGVVHDQSATGQTLFVEPQAIVALNNRLREAQMAETAEINRVLAELSNELAPYTGQIKANAAVLGHFDFINAKAKLAKDQKATEPLVSSDNDVLLRQARHPLIDRHQVVGNDIPLGADYQAMVITGPNTGGKTITLKTLGLLQLMGQSGLFIPADDESRIGIFDEVFADIGDEQSIEQNLSTFSAHMDNIVHILKQLSRNSLVLFDELGAGTDPQEGAALAIAILDAVGEIGAYVVATTHYPELKLYGYNTPKTINASMEFDSKTLQPTYRLLVGVPGRSNAFDISMRLGLPQSIVDRAKSMISSDSHELNNMISDLERQRKAAENTRAAAQRQLADAQALHDELADAYKTFTTERDAQLQQAKEKANAMVDKAQAKADKIIKQLRQMQLTNPGSVKENQLIAAKTALKHLHQDEPLQKNRVLRREREKQALHVGDEVKVASYDQTGTLLEQFDKDHWQVQMGILKMKVPTSELEKVKPTKQASVQRPVVKVSGGGMSGPSTTLDLRGERYEQAMADLDQYIDAALLAGYPSVTIIHGLGTGAIRNGVNQYLKRHRQVKSFGFAPQNAGGSGATIVNFK, from the coding sequence ATGAATAAAAAGATTTTAAAAACACTTGAATACGACAAGATTCAGCAAGCACTGTTGCGTCAAGTCGTAACGGCGAAAGGACGGCAGCTGGTCCAGAATATGGTGCCGTTAACGGATCCGGTGGCCGTACAACGGGCGCTGGATGAAACCGCTGACGGAGCCTCAGCATTACGGCTCAAAGGTGGCATTCCGGTTCCCCAGCTGGAAAATATTGATCCGGCATTAAAGCGAGTCGATATCGGGGCCGTTTTGAATGGCCAGGAGTTGGCCAGCATCAGTCGGGTGTTGCAAACAGTGAGTGCCATCGATAAATTTTTGACTGACTTACAGGATCAGATTGACTTTCGGCAGTTATATACGTTGCAAGAGGAACTGACAGCATTGCCGCAATTATCTCGGCGTTTGAAGACTGCCGTTGATCCAGATGGCACTTTAACTGATGAAGCCAGTCCCGAGCTGCACGGGATTCGTGAGCAAATTAAACGTATTGAAAGCGATATTCGTAACAAAATGTCTGAATATACGCGTGGCGCCCAGTCAAAATATTTGAGTGATCCAATTGTAACGATTCGTGACGATCGCTATGTCATCCCGGTGAAAGCAGCGTATCGCAGCAAATTCGGTGGTGTTGTGCACGATCAAAGTGCCACGGGGCAAACCCTTTTTGTTGAACCACAAGCTATCGTCGCGTTGAATAACCGTCTGCGTGAGGCTCAGATGGCAGAAACAGCCGAAATCAATCGGGTGTTGGCTGAGCTATCAAATGAGTTGGCACCCTATACAGGGCAGATCAAAGCCAATGCGGCGGTTTTGGGCCATTTTGACTTTATTAACGCTAAAGCCAAGTTGGCTAAGGACCAAAAGGCAACCGAACCACTTGTTTCATCCGATAATGATGTCCTGTTGCGGCAGGCACGCCATCCGTTAATTGACCGGCATCAGGTGGTTGGTAATGACATCCCACTGGGAGCAGATTATCAGGCAATGGTGATCACGGGCCCCAACACCGGTGGAAAAACGATCACCTTAAAAACGTTAGGGCTATTGCAGCTCATGGGTCAATCCGGCTTGTTTATTCCGGCTGACGATGAAAGCCGCATCGGCATTTTTGATGAGGTTTTTGCCGACATTGGCGATGAGCAGTCGATCGAGCAGAATCTGTCCACTTTTTCGGCCCATATGGATAATATCGTGCACATTCTTAAACAGCTTTCCCGCAATAGTCTGGTGCTGTTTGATGAATTGGGAGCAGGCACGGATCCACAGGAAGGTGCGGCGCTGGCGATTGCAATTTTGGATGCGGTCGGCGAAATTGGCGCGTACGTGGTGGCGACGACCCATTACCCGGAACTGAAATTGTATGGCTACAACACGCCAAAAACCATCAACGCGTCGATGGAGTTCGACAGCAAAACGCTGCAGCCAACCTATCGCCTGTTGGTCGGTGTTCCCGGTCGGTCAAACGCCTTCGATATTTCGATGCGATTAGGCCTACCGCAGTCGATTGTCGATCGGGCCAAGTCGATGATTAGTTCCGACAGTCACGAACTCAACAACATGATCAGTGATTTGGAAAGACAACGTAAGGCAGCAGAAAATACCCGGGCAGCTGCGCAACGGCAATTGGCAGATGCCCAAGCGCTTCACGACGAATTGGCTGATGCGTATAAGACATTCACCACTGAACGGGACGCTCAGTTGCAACAGGCGAAGGAAAAAGCCAATGCCATGGTTGACAAGGCGCAGGCAAAAGCGGATAAAATTATTAAGCAGCTGCGGCAAATGCAACTGACCAATCCGGGATCCGTCAAAGAAAATCAATTGATTGCGGCCAAAACCGCCCTGAAGCATCTGCATCAAGACGAGCCACTGCAAAAAAATCGGGTGCTTCGGCGTGAACGGGAAAAGCAGGCCTTGCATGTCGGCGATGAGGTGAAGGTCGCCAGTTATGACCAGACTGGCACTTTATTGGAACAGTTCGACAAGGATCATTGGCAGGTTCAGATGGGCATTTTGAAAATGAAGGTGCCGACGTCAGAACTGGAAAAAGTCAAACCAACCAAACAGGCCTCCGTCCAGCGGCCAGTGGTCAAAGTTAGTGGCGGTGGCATGAGCGGCCCGTCTACCACGCTGGATTTGCGTGGCGAGCGCTATGAGCAGGCAATGGCCGATTTGGATCAATATATTGATGCAGCATTGTTGGCGGGCTATCCGTCGGTGACGATCATTCATGGTTTGGGCACCGGCGCGATTCGCAATGGTGTGAACCAATATCTGAAGCGTCATCGGCAAGTGAAAAGCTTTGGGTTTGCCCCGCAGAATGCTGGTGGATCCGGGGCAACGATTGTTAATTTCAAGTAG
- the trxA gene encoding thioredoxin, with translation MVQAVTDSNYKTETDTGVTLTDFWATWCGPCRMQSPVIEKLAESRDDVKFVKMDVDANPETPKSFGIMAIPTLVIKKDGKVVEKLVGYQTKDQLDATLNKYTA, from the coding sequence ATGGTTCAAGCAGTCACAGATTCAAACTACAAGACGGAGACCGACACTGGCGTCACCCTAACCGATTTTTGGGCGACATGGTGCGGCCCTTGTCGTATGCAGAGCCCAGTGATCGAAAAGTTAGCCGAAAGCCGCGATGACGTTAAGTTCGTCAAGATGGATGTCGACGCTAACCCGGAGACGCCAAAGTCCTTTGGCATTATGGCGATCCCAACGCTTGTTATCAAGAAAGATGGCAAGGTTGTCGAGAAGCTGGTTGGCTATCAAACCAAAGATCAGCTCGATGCAACACTGAACAAGTACACCGCTTAA
- a CDS encoding teichoic acid D-Ala incorporation-associated protein DltX: protein MFAKLKAVWENPTFRFIFWTVTYFVILLVLVYLYGYSGINNSKFIYNEF, encoded by the coding sequence ATGTTCGCAAAATTAAAAGCGGTGTGGGAGAATCCCACATTTCGGTTCATCTTTTGGACCGTCACGTATTTCGTGATTCTGCTGGTTCTGGTTTATCTATACGGATACAGTGGCATCAATAACAGTAAATTCATCTATAACGAGTTCTAA
- the dltA gene encoding D-alanine--poly(phosphoribitol) ligase subunit DltA, with translation MIDNVITAIDRVAAEHPTRVAYDYEGKQYTYAQLKDGSDRLAGFFAETLPDGQPIIVYGGQTFDMVEVFLGLSKSGHAYIPIDTHSPNERITQVQDVAHAPAVIEVAPLPITVPDVQIIKAPELHDAEKTHEPIRSLQHAVAGDDNYYIIFTSGTTGKPKGVQISHENLLSYVNWNISDFGLQEGVVSMSQPPYSFDLSVMDLYPTLVLGGTLKALPKEVTDNFKDLFATLPKLGLNEWVSTPSFVEIALLDPNFKQENYPNLTHFLFCGEELVNKTAQELITRFPKATVYNTYGPTEATVAVTGMAITQEIVDQYPRLPIGYAKPDTDIFIVDEQGNQVPPDTEGELMIVGPSVSKGYLNNPDKTAKAFFKVGSKRGYRSGDLATMTADGMIFYRGRTDFQVKLHGYRIELEDVDHNLNQVSYIKQASTVPRYDKDHKVAQLIAFAVAKPNDFDSDMKLTQAVKAELGKMVMEYMIPQRIIYRDQLPLTANGKVDRKALIAEVNH, from the coding sequence ATGATCGATAATGTCATCACAGCGATTGATCGGGTCGCCGCAGAGCATCCAACGCGCGTGGCTTATGATTATGAAGGTAAACAGTACACATACGCGCAGTTAAAAGACGGCAGTGATCGCTTGGCCGGTTTCTTTGCGGAAACCTTGCCAGATGGTCAGCCGATCATTGTGTATGGCGGACAAACCTTTGATATGGTCGAGGTTTTCCTTGGGCTTTCAAAATCAGGGCATGCCTACATTCCGATCGATACGCACAGTCCGAATGAACGGATCACGCAGGTCCAGGATGTTGCCCATGCACCGGCCGTCATTGAAGTCGCTCCGCTGCCGATTACGGTGCCAGACGTCCAGATTATTAAGGCGCCGGAACTACATGACGCCGAAAAGACGCATGAACCGATTCGCTCCTTGCAACATGCCGTCGCCGGAGACGATAACTACTACATCATTTTCACGAGCGGCACAACCGGCAAACCAAAAGGCGTTCAGATCAGCCACGAAAATCTGTTGAGCTATGTTAATTGGAATATCTCCGATTTTGGCCTCCAGGAAGGCGTCGTTTCGATGTCCCAACCGCCGTATTCGTTTGACTTAAGTGTCATGGATCTATATCCAACGTTGGTACTCGGCGGCACGTTAAAAGCTTTGCCAAAAGAAGTGACTGACAACTTCAAAGACTTATTTGCAACGCTGCCAAAACTCGGTCTGAATGAATGGGTTTCAACCCCGTCATTTGTCGAAATTGCCTTGCTAGATCCGAACTTTAAACAGGAAAATTATCCGAACCTGACGCATTTTCTATTCTGTGGTGAGGAACTTGTCAATAAAACCGCACAGGAGCTGATTACCCGCTTTCCCAAAGCAACGGTCTATAACACTTATGGTCCGACAGAAGCAACGGTTGCCGTGACCGGTATGGCGATCACGCAAGAAATTGTCGATCAATATCCGCGGTTGCCAATTGGGTATGCCAAACCTGACACCGATATTTTCATTGTTGATGAGCAAGGCAATCAAGTGCCGCCTGATACGGAAGGCGAGTTAATGATTGTCGGACCAAGTGTTTCTAAGGGTTATCTCAATAATCCGGATAAAACCGCAAAAGCTTTCTTTAAAGTTGGCAGTAAGCGGGGTTATCGGTCCGGTGACTTAGCAACAATGACGGCAGATGGCATGATCTTTTATCGTGGTCGTACCGATTTTCAAGTCAAACTGCACGGTTACCGCATTGAGCTGGAAGATGTTGACCATAACCTGAATCAGGTTTCGTATATCAAACAGGCGTCAACGGTGCCGCGCTACGATAAGGATCATAAAGTAGCACAATTAATCGCCTTTGCGGTTGCCAAGCCTAACGACTTCGATAGTGATATGAAGTTAACGCAGGCGGTCAAAGCCGAACTGGGCAAGATGGTGATGGAATATATGATTCCGCAACGCATTATCTATCGGGATCAATTACCATTGACAGCGAATGGCAAGGTTGATCGCAAAGCACTGATTGCAGAGGTAAATCATTAA
- the dltB gene encoding D-alanyl-lipoteichoic acid biosynthesis protein DltB, translated as MLNLQPYENPQYFLYLIIALLPVIIGMFKGFRMHWYESIFSLVFLVLIFDADKWPQGKALLGYVVFNLLLVYAYFKYRTREGSKNSTAVFYLSVALGIAQLAVVKFTPLFQHHGSILGFLGISYLTFRVVGTIMEIRDGSIKDLNMWKFVQFLLFFPTISSGPIDRYRRFVKDYDRVPDPEHYAQLVTKAMHYLMLGFLYKFILGYIFGTLWLPSVEHMAMASRGGAFLGLSWPIVGVMYAYSGYLFFDFAGYSLFAVAISYLMGIETPMNFNKPWMSYNIKDFWNRWHMSLSFWFRDYIYMRFVFFVMKHKWLKSRVSTAFVGYLVLFLIMGIWHGEHWYYIVYGLFHAMLINLTDAWLRFKKKHKDFFPHNKATHYFAIFMTANAVCLSFLIFSGFLDTLWFH; from the coding sequence ATGCTGAATTTACAACCTTATGAAAATCCACAGTATTTTCTCTATTTGATCATCGCCTTGCTGCCGGTCATCATCGGGATGTTTAAGGGCTTCAGGATGCATTGGTATGAAAGTATCTTTTCACTAGTGTTCCTGGTTCTGATTTTTGACGCTGACAAGTGGCCACAGGGTAAGGCACTGTTGGGATATGTTGTCTTCAACCTGTTGCTGGTATATGCCTACTTCAAGTATCGCACGCGAGAAGGGTCGAAAAACTCGACGGCTGTGTTTTATCTCAGTGTTGCGTTAGGCATTGCCCAGCTAGCGGTTGTCAAGTTTACCCCGTTGTTCCAACATCACGGCTCGATTCTGGGTTTTCTGGGAATTAGTTATCTGACCTTCCGTGTCGTCGGAACGATCATGGAAATCCGGGATGGCTCGATCAAAGACCTGAATATGTGGAAGTTTGTCCAATTTCTATTGTTCTTCCCAACGATCTCAAGCGGCCCGATTGACCGTTATCGCCGCTTCGTTAAAGATTATGATCGGGTCCCTGATCCTGAACATTATGCCCAGCTCGTCACAAAAGCGATGCATTACTTGATGCTCGGGTTCCTTTATAAGTTCATTCTTGGCTATATTTTTGGGACTTTGTGGCTGCCTTCCGTCGAGCATATGGCGATGGCAAGCCGCGGTGGGGCATTCTTGGGACTCAGTTGGCCGATTGTCGGCGTCATGTACGCTTATTCCGGATATTTGTTCTTCGACTTTGCCGGTTACAGTTTGTTTGCGGTGGCCATTTCGTATTTGATGGGCATCGAGACGCCAATGAACTTCAACAAGCCGTGGATGTCTTATAACATTAAGGACTTCTGGAATCGTTGGCATATGAGTCTGAGCTTCTGGTTCCGTGACTACATTTACATGCGGTTCGTGTTCTTCGTGATGAAACATAAGTGGCTGAAGTCACGCGTTTCGACGGCGTTTGTCGGTTATCTGGTGTTATTCCTGATCATGGGTATTTGGCATGGTGAACACTGGTATTACATCGTTTACGGGTTATTCCACGCTATGCTCATCAATTTGACCGATGCTTGGCTGCGCTTTAAGAAGAAGCACAAAGACTTCTTCCCGCACAATAAGGCAACGCATTACTTTGCTATTTTCATGACAGCAAATGCAGTCTGCCTTTCGTTCTTGATTTTTTCCGGGTTCTTGGACACACTGTGGTTCCATTAA
- the dltC gene encoding D-alanine--poly(phosphoribitol) ligase subunit 2: MADESIKNGVLDILADLTGSDDVKKDLDMNLFETGLLDSMGTVQLLLELQSQYGVNAPVSEFDRKEWDTPNKIIAKVEQAQ, from the coding sequence ATGGCAGACGAATCAATTAAAAATGGTGTTTTGGATATTTTGGCTGATTTAACCGGTTCTGACGATGTGAAAAAGGATTTGGATATGAACTTGTTTGAAACCGGGCTGTTGGATTCAATGGGAACCGTACAGCTGCTGTTGGAACTGCAAAGCCAGTATGGTGTGAACGCACCGGTATCCGAATTTGATCGTAAGGAGTGGGATACTCCTAATAAAATCATTGCAAAGGTCGAACAAGCACAATGA